The Candidatus Latescibacter sp. nucleotide sequence ACTCTCCAATCTGATTAACCAGATTTGCGATTTTTTCCCCTGCCATGGTATTCCTCCATTATTTTTGATAGCGGCCCCTCTCATCCCCGGCAAAGGGATTGAGAAGCCATAAGGATTATATACTTAAAAATTCAAAATCTTAAAGGTATCGTCAATCCGGCTCTCCGGTTTTCTTTTCCCTGAGTGCATCCACCGTACGGACAAGCTTGGTCGGCAACGCATTGAGAACCCTGGCCAGCTTCACCATCGGTGCATTCAAAGCTGAAGCCACCTGGGCATACAATTCATGTTTTGTGGGTAGCTTGGAGACAATTTCCATCTGCTCGGCTTTGACCACGGAGCCGTCCACCAAACCTGCCTTTATGGCGCCATGGGCACGGTTTTTCAGAAACACCAGAAGCAGCCGCGCGGGGATAACCGAATCCTCTTTTGACCAGATCACTCCCGTTGGACCGCTGAAAAAACTGTCGAAATTCTCTACTCCGGCTTCCCTGAGCGCACGCTTGGCGAGGGTATTCTTTACAACCTTCATAGAGATGCGGGCTTCACGGAGCTTCTTTCTCAGCTCGGTAATCTCGGCGACATTCAATCCCTTGAAGTCCATGAGGTAAACGCCGGGAGACCCGAAAACCGTGACAAATTCACCGACAACCGTATTTTTTTCTTCTTTATTCATTCTGCCTCCCCATATGACCAGACACTATCATCGCTGAATGCTTCACCGTAAACCGAAGCCTTCCCGCGGTCTATCACTATCATGTAAGCGACTGGAGTAAAGCCGTCCTGTCGATTTTAATTCCGGGGCTCATCGTGGATGTGATGGTTATGCCCTTGACATAGGTTCCCTTTGCCGTTGAAGGCTTGGCCCGCACTACCGCATCCATGAAGGTGAGCAGGTTTTCCCTGATCTGTGCATCGCTGAAAGACAATTTCCCCAACGGCACATGAAGGTTTCCTGCCTTGTCCACCCTGAATTCGATCTTTCCGGCTTTGGCGTCACGAATCGCGCCCGCGATATCAAAGGTAACCGTTCCGGATTTGGGATTGGGCATAAGTCCGCGCGCTCCCAGAATTTTTCCCAGACGCCCCACTATTTTCATCATATCGGGAGTAGCAATCGCAACATCAAAATCAAGCCAGCCGCCCTGGATTTTTTCCACAAGGTCTTCTGCGCCGATATAATCGGCGCCGGCTTCCCTGGCCGTGAGCTCATGCTCGCCCTTGGCAAAAACAAGTACCCGTATCTTGCGACCGGTCCCATGAGGCAATACTACCGTGCTTCGCACCATCTGGTCAGCGTGTCTGGGGTCCACTCCCAGCCGTACAGCGCATTCGACTGTCTCGTCGAATTTCGCTCTCGGGAGCTGGTGCAAAAGCTGAATACCTTCATCAAGGAGGTAATGCCTGGTCCGTTCAACCTTTTCGGCCGCCTCCTTGTACCTTTTCCCCCGTTTCATTCAGTGCTCCCGTAAGTTTGGAATCCGGTATTGTTTTTCACCGTATCCGGTTTTGATTTGTTTATTCTATTAAAATTCCCATGCTGCGCGCCGTTCCCATCACCATGCTCATGGCGGTATCGACACTCGCCGCATTCAAGTCTTTCATTTTAAGCTCCGCAATCTCACGAACCTGCGCCATACTGACCTTGCCTACCTTGTCACGGTTTGGAACGTTCGATCCCTTTTCAAGCTTGGCAGCCT carries:
- the rplA gene encoding 50S ribosomal protein L1; the protein is MKRGKRYKEAAEKVERTRHYLLDEGIQLLHQLPRAKFDETVECAVRLGVDPRHADQMVRSTVVLPHGTGRKIRVLVFAKGEHELTAREAGADYIGAEDLVEKIQGGWLDFDVAIATPDMMKIVGRLGKILGARGLMPNPKSGTVTFDIAGAIRDAKAGKIEFRVDKAGNLHVPLGKLSFSDAQIRENLLTFMDAVVRAKPSTAKGTYVKGITITSTMSPGIKIDRTALLQSLT
- the rplJ gene encoding 50S ribosomal protein L10; this encodes MNKEEKNTVVGEFVTVFGSPGVYLMDFKGLNVAEITELRKKLREARISMKVVKNTLAKRALREAGVENFDSFFSGPTGVIWSKEDSVIPARLLLVFLKNRAHGAIKAGLVDGSVVKAEQMEIVSKLPTKHELYAQVASALNAPMVKLARVLNALPTKLVRTVDALREKKTGEPD